DNA from Eucalyptus grandis isolate ANBG69807.140 chromosome 5, ASM1654582v1, whole genome shotgun sequence:
AATTTGTTCCATCAAAATATGAAGGCCTTGTTGTTAATTGTCCTTGAGACTCCTGATGGTATGGCTCTTTATGctcaacttcaaaatatatgAGCAACTTGCTATGATACCAATCATTATGGCTAAATATGCAACACAAAGGGGTGAATTTGTTCCATCAAAATAAAGTTTGTTGATAATGTCAAGTGTAATGTGcttatattaaataaaagtggaaataaatgaagaaagataGAAGATTTTGCAGGCAGATATTATAGTGGATGGGCataaatcaagcctacatccactctcatAAACTAACAGCCACTAAAGGTAGGAACCCACTAGTAATATTTTGAAAGGTCATAACATAGCCCGTGCTACTCCTACTCAAAGCTAATAGATCACACTACTAATCCCAGGCACTAATACAACACTCGTACACTTCTCAAAAGAGACTACAATTAGTGAAGCACTCTTAGTAAAAGAACTTCACACTCAATGATACAACAAGAGTGTAATTGTGTCAAAATAAAGTTTTCTTAGTTTGTTCTCGCATTCATGTCTTCTCTAGTGTGCATTGATCTTCTCATATAATCTTTAGTATTTAAGCAAGTCATTAAATAATCTTCAAGAAGATCAATTCAGACATTGAAGATAATCAACACAATTATTGAGAGATCtgattgcccatacaatcaaatcttccTAGTGTAGTATCATTTTCATGGATCGAATTATCtatattagataaaaaaaatctttaccacCAAATCGATTGACAACTAATTGGATTCTCCTTCAGGTATTTCTTCCAAAGTTGTCTACTACTTTCTATTAAAATTTCCGAGGTTTAAATTTTTAGTCAATGGAATATTTGGCTTTTCAAATCATAGTATATAATCCCATGACTCGCATTTTCTTCTCAAGTGATATAAGAACCTGCTTCTATCAGCAATACGTAAGTCTATTAAGGCTTCCTGTAGTAGTTGATTTATGTAGtcttccatttcatcttcttgagTATTAACCAAGACTGCATAAATACTTCACCTTGTTACGGTACCTCCAGGTCCCCATGAACTTCTTGTTCTCTAATTTGTTCACTTTCATTAAGGTTCATCTAGCTATCATCAGTCTATCACTTTAATAGTTCAAGTTCTAATTGTTGGGGAAACTACTATgctattttgaagttgattaaATCATTAGTCTATattaatatttgataaatgcataTATTGTCTTGTCTCAAGTTGAACTAATGCAAGGAGAGCTTTATCAAATAGAACCtagaatataatataaaaatctgATGATGGCCGTATGGACATTAATAGAGGTGAACAAGTTAGAGAACGGGAAGTTCACGAGAACTTGAAGGTACCATGACAAGGTTTACAACTTATATAGTCTTGGTCATAATCAGGAAGATAAAGAGGAAGGCAGTACGTTTATAAACTATCGGCAGGAAGCCTTGATAGATTGTTGCGTTGCTGACAAAAGCGGTTCCTTATATCACTTGAGAAGAACATAGGGTGTCTTATGattataaaagggaaaataacattataagtgctataacttttgtACAAtgctcacttaagtgtcacaacattttttttctaatcacttgagtgtcacaaTTTTTGTACAGTGCtaacttgagtgtcataacttttttgcccaatcacttgagtgccataaattttaaaaatgttcatcaCAAATGTCATGCCTTGTAAGATTTTCAACACTCTACATGAATGTTTTTTAAAGTTATCACactcaaatgattgatttaAAATTGTGACgctgaaaacattttcttataagTAAGtagtcagaaaaaaaaaaaagattatgactCTCAAGTTAGCGCCATATGAAAGTTGTGGCATTTATGCCTTACAAATATAGTTTTCACTACATTGGAAAATCATctaaaggtttagaactaaattcataaaattaaaaagtttagaattaaattggccgTCGTATAgcagttttaaatttttgggcAATTTTTCCTGGTATAACCTATAGCATAAATGTTACTTACGATTAGCATCCGCGTGGAATGCCCATCCGATTAGGGACTGATAGGTTATGCTAGATTCTAGATTACCTTTGGGAAGCATCCCCATGACTACATGACAGATTTTTCTATTCACTGCATGCTAACGACTAAGTTTGAATTTCTAGGCATGAGGCGTTGGCCTAAGGATGATCTATTCTTATCAATATTCAGAGGTCTTGAATATAATTCctatcttcttcccttcttccacTGAAATTACCCATACATATATATGggcaaaggaaaaaattaaaaaaaggtaGAAGAAAATTTGGCAATTCTTTTTGTATTATTAAAGCCACATACATGTATTCACCCTTGATCAGTTAATAGGTCTATTTTCGGACCAACCGCGTGAGAGCCAGATCCGCCAAACTCGCCCATGACAATAATGGCAGAATCGTGGCCATCAATCATGTATATCAAAAGTCAAAGCTCATGTACGAGGTCAGATCTCTTAAAGAATAATGGCCATAAATCATATTATATCAAAAGTCAAAACTCATGTACGAGGTCAGATCTCTTAAAgaatagaaagaagaagaagatgtaaACAAAGACCAACATCGAGtgaggaaagaggagaagacTAAGATAAGCAGTAGATGGTCAACAAAGAGCAGTTGTTTCGAGCAGTTGCTATCTGGGCGAGGTGAGAGATGGGGAAGTCAGACTCGATTGAATCCTATAAGAGGGTGGATGTGGGGTTACGAAGGTCTTCGCACGAGCTTCAGCTTTTAGGACGAGGGAAAAACTTGTGTTCTTCGACAGATGTAGGAAAGAATCGAAGCTGGTCGCAAACTCGTATCTCTTACCGTGAATAGAATGTCGCTAGTGGAAGGAGGGGGCGATGACTATACGCAAGACGGAACCGTCGATCTCCGTGGAAACCCTGCCTGTCGATCCAAGCGAGGCGGATGGACCGCCTGCTCCTTTATCGTTggtactttctctctctttctctctctctctctctcaaaaggatgACTAAGAATATATACGCAAGCCCTCCTGAATGTAATACAGTAAAGGCACTATTCCAGGTTTCCAAACGCAATGAGGAGATTCCTTCTGCTTTAAATTATATATGTCTATAGACAAAACTCAGCACCTGAACTTGACTAACTcgggaaaataatttctacaaTAGAGAGATTTTGCAGGTAGTAGATAGTGAAGAGAGCCAATAACACCTCCTAACAGAAGAGTCAACCCATAAATTGTCATTTGTCACGCCATTTATGTCCCTAATTTCAGCTTTAGTCTAATCACAGACAGTGAAAAGCTAGCTCCTTAACATTAACTCCAATCATAAGGACAACATTTGAAGCATTTATTTGACCCATTTCTTCTaatacttaaatttttagaataagaTCTCACAGTAATAGTGAGGGAAATTGTTTGCCTCTCTtcttatatatttcttttcaaacaCTTTATTTGcctcttattttatatttctatgtTTAGTCTTGAGTTAAAAGTCCAACCTTTACATGAGGGAAATTGctataatattttgatattaaaTCACGCATTTATCCAATAgtataaacttttaaaatagttagtAGTAGTcccataaaattttacaagctTATTCTGATCATGCGCCTTcaactaggaaaaaaaaaacacaatggCGTCTTTATTGTCAATTTCTCCATCAAATTACATAAGCCCACGTGTGCTTTCACTTTCcttcattttccatgattttatggtcatatatattttcctttagtTTAGATTGGACTCAACATATTAAGAATTCATAAGTCAAAACCATTGACCCGAAAGGTGTCCCTAAAAGGCTCAAGGAGGAAACAGATGGGAGAACCATCCTGGGGTGGGAGACCCCATGCTGTCCTCCGTATTCCCTCTCTGTCGGGAAGAGAAAGATAGACAAGGAATTTGGGGGCCTCACGGTGGAGAGGGTAGACTCCACGTCAGGGTTTCGGCACTGGCTACCACCGGGTAGGCAGGTATAGTAGCCTCCCGCGCCTGGGGTGAGTGAGGGGAGGTGTAATGCCTCCAGCTGCTGCAGCATGCCTAACGGCACTGTTACTAAACCAACAGGCAAAGCGGTAGTTCCCCCGGTTTAGTAACACAGTGCTCTTAATGTATCCAATAAGTGGGTTTCACATAATTTGACCTAAATTTTCACGATATTTATTAGTTATACATAATTTTCATTAGTGTGAtgaaaaactaattttcattaGAAAGATTAGTAAAAGACTGTCGAGTCATGGTACGTAAgatttcagaaaattattttcatatcGCACCTTTGCTTTGACCCGTTGACTAAATGGTGCAGTGTATGAAGTCTTCGAGAGGATGGCATACTACGGAATTTCATCCAACCTCATCATGTACTTGACCAAGAAGCTTCACCAAGGCACGGTCGAGTCGGCCAACCACGTCACCAACTGGGTCGGCACCATTTGGCTGACTCCCATCCTCGGCGCGTACATCGCAGACGCCCATCTCGGCCGTTACTGGACCTTCATCATTGCGTCGGCCATCTATTTTGCGGTATGTGTTATGCAACATCACCCTGGAAATGTATCTCTTATAGAGAGTCGTTATCGGCTCAACATGTGAAAATCATGCCAAGCTAGCCCGAAAATTCAGCACTACGAACTTGTTACACTAGCAAGCATGTAATCCAAATCGAGTTGACCCAATTTAGTTAATAATCGAGCTCGAATTCACTCAATCACTTTGAGATCAGTTCAAGTTTGAACTCAAATTCTTAAAATACAATGGGTCTTTCTTAAAAATGTATCATTTATCTATTCATGATAGTCGCATGTGTGTATGTAAATGCAGTTAAAAACGTGTGAATTAAGCTTTGAGCTATTAGTATTTTAAAACTTGACTCTAGTGAAATTTGacgtaaaaaaaagaaaaaaagaaaaagagtacGAGTGAATGGTGGGAAATGCTCGACTTTTTCCTGACACCAAAGACTTGAAATTTTGACCGGACACGTGGAGGATGCCCAATGCTTCCAAATGTCTGGCATGACAAGTTATTTAGAGCTTATAGATAAACAATGAGTAATTTAGTAATAAAGACAAGATATGATTAGCTAGAGAATACTAAAGTCTAtggattaaatttaaaaacccAGTAAAAGACTTATTACGGCATTTAGTAATTGTAAAAGAGATCTTAAATTATGAGAAAATTGCTCAGTAATAGGAATTAAGCCATGTATTACTCCCAAATCAATGTTcctaattatcatttttttagatACGTGTAATGTGGAGAAAGCTTCTTATCTTATACACCAATTAAAATTGggttatttttctttctttaacatATTATATAATCACTTAACTGAAATGCGATTGAGTTGCTCGTCttggaaaagattttttttttttttcgtcatgGGTGAGACAACTAACTAGCTTACTTCATGCAGGGCATGTCGGTGTTGACCCTGGCCGTCTCGCTTCCCGGACTGAAACCGCCTCCGTGCTCGGAAGCCAGCGTCAACAATTGCAAGGAGGCCTCCACATTGCAACTCGCCGTCTTCTATGGTGCGCTGTACACGCTGGCGGTCGGGACCGGTGGGACCAAGCCCAACATCTCGACAATCGGTGCGGACCAGTTCGATGACTTCGACACGAAGGAGAAGGCCAACAAGCTCTCCTTCTTCAACTGGTGGATGTTCAGCATCTTCTTTGGGACCTTCTTTTCCAACACCATCCTTGTGTATATCCAGGACAATGTGGGCTGGGCTCTCGGGTATGGGCTTCCAACCCTTGGGCTTGCGGTTGCGATTGTGATCTTCCTCATAGGCACCCCTAGATACCGGCACCGGGTGCCTGCAAGCAGCCCGTTCACGAGGATGGCCCAGGTCATCGCAGCCGCTGTGAGGAAGTGGAAGGTGCAGGTCCCGAGCGATCCAAGGGAGCTTCATGAGCTCGACCCACAAGAGTATGTTAGCAAGGGGAAATTCAGGATCGACTCGACACCAACCTTGAGGTAGTAATTTGCTTCAAATTCCATTTCTTCTGTGTTCCAATCTGAAATGTTGATACATCAGCTGTCCATTGAAATAGTTTCCACACAATGGGCGATTGTTTGGAATACATTAAATTTATGTCTTTCATTCTGTCATGATTTAGCTACAAGTTTTTATTCTATCCATCATTAGATGAAATGCTAGTTTCCAAAAGTAATTGCTGTCATCAAATCACCATCACATGTGTTTTCAAATCAAATTGGTCGATAAAATCGTAAGTAGATTCCTTAATTTTATAGTTGTGGCACACATGATAGTGTACCTACGGAGTAAATTGGTGGCAAAAGGATATTATCCATGGACAATTGATTGCAACAAGGACGTGCAGCAATTGAACATTGCGTGGTTCACTCTCGATGCAGATTCTTGAACAAAGCATGCGTCCAAACTGGCTCGACTTCTCCGTGGAAACTATGCTCGGTCACCCAAGTCGAGGAGACAAAACAAATGTTGCGGATGATCCCGATCCTGACCGCGACTTTCGTCCCGAGCTGCATGATAGCTCAAGTCAATACCCTCTTCGTCAAGCAAGGAACTACCTTAGACAGAAGCATCGGCAGCTTCAAGATCCCCCCGGCAAGTCTAGCCGGATTCATGACCATATCAATGCTTGTGTGCATCGTGGTGTACGACCGCATCTTCGTCAAGGTCATGCGAAGATGGACAAAGAACCCGAGAGGCATCAGCCTTCTTCACAGGATGGGGATCGGCCTTCTCCTCCACATCATGGTCATGAGTGTGGCATCGTTCACCGAGAGATGGAGGATCCGAGTGGCTAGGGAACACGATTTAGTCGAATCGGGAGGACAAATCCCGGTGACGATCTTCATTCTGCTTCCTCAATTCGTGCTCATGGGAATGGCCGACGCATTCCTGGAAGTAGCGAAGATCGAGTTCTTCTACGACCAAGCGCCGGAGAGCATGAAGAGTCTGGGCACGTCTTATTCATCGATCACTTTGGGTATCGGGAACTTCCTCAGCAGCTTCCTTCTATCGACGGTCTCGCACCTCACCAAGAGGCACGGCCACCACGGGTGGATACTAAACAACCTGAATGCGTCGCACCTTGACCATTACTATGCCTTCTTTGCAGTGCTCAACCTCCTGAATTTTGCATTCTTTCTGTTCGTGGCAAAGCTCTATGTGTATCGCGCGGAAGTCTCGGATTCGATGGTGGTGCTCAAGGAAGAACTGAAAGTACATAACCTGGAGGCCGCGGTGCCATAGATCTGGCTAAGTCAAATGCCACATATTGGAGTTGTGTCGATGAGAAGATTGTGAAACAATGCTAGTAGCCTAAGCTTTACTTTGTGAAGAATACCTAGTGCTTGTACGGCTCTTCGAGTCGTCGCTAAAATGCGTGCCTTTACATTTACATACAGAAGATGATGACAACCATCAACCAAATAAAAGTTTATCGGTTTTGGAACCCTACCTTTGGAAGTTGTAAAGTTTTCTACTTTATGTATTTCTTTCCCTACAAATCAAGTCTCCTACAATATACTCGAGTATATAAATAATCAtcaatattttaatgaaaatatgtaacAATTTCTATCTCAATAATGACCATGACAATGTTGATGCTGATCTATCTTCACTCAACTATTCTGATGGATGATAAATTGCTAATTTCAGCTGCAAAGACAGTGACAACCTCAATGGGAAAATTTCTCCTACTGCAATTACCAGCAACCCAACATAATTTTTCTCTATGATATCCAAAATAATAATGCACTACTAATtatctgttccaaatcaatgaCACAAGCTCAGTCGTCCTTCTTTTTCGTCGTCTGTTTCTATTTGAAATATTCATTTCAATAGCTGATTCGCTACTCGATCGTTCATGTGACACAAGACATGCATTATTGTTTTTGGATCTAATATACTCAACCATTCTGTTGTCAGAGCCACAGATTGTTTTTTCCTCGTCTCATCGGCTGCATTCTCGTCAATTTTGATGATAACACTGCCTTTGATTGGCCTCTCCTCCCGAGATGAACTGTGAGGGGTTTAACGAGTTTGCAACCAGGCTGGGAACAATCCTCTTGCGAGGTGAAGGTTGCACTTAGCTGCGCCCTCCCAAACCCTATCGATGACAAATATACAAAGGAGACAAGGAAACAAATTCAATATTGAAAATTGGTGATCATGATTGGTGTCGAGATCAATCCATTTAAAAGTAACAtgcgaccaaattttttcaGTCACTCTACATCTGTGGGGTCAAGGAATTTCTATCCCATACTAGATCAATTCCCAAGTCTAGTCCAAGAGAACACGAACGAAGCCCTTGTGTGCCCAGTCACTATGCAAGAGGTGAGGAATGTCGTGTTCCAATCGGAATCTACAAATGCACTAAGGCTTGATGGACTCAACGGCTAGTTCTTTCAAGATCACTAGGAGGAAATCAAAGGGGATATGTTCTAGAAAGGTAAAAAGGTTATTTGATTTAGGTAACCTCCATCCTGAACTTAATAAAACCCAGACTACCCTTATCCCCAAGGTCCCAAACCAAGAGAATTTATCCTAATTCCATCCCATTAGTTTGTGTAAttttgcatacaagattatTTCCAAGGTCATGGCAAATTGTCTCAAATCTTGGCTCCCTGAGATTATAGTGGTGGAACAAAGCACCTTTGTTAGTGGAAGGCAAGTCCAAGACAACATTATGCTAGTCCAAGAAGTGTTGCATCAACTAAAGACCacaaaaaggaaggaaaactTTGTGACTTgatatgcaaaaggcatacAATCATGTGAAATGGGACTTTTTGGAAGCATGGATGAAGAAAATGGGATTTTACGAGAAACAATTTTCCTTGACAATGGCATCTATAAAATCGGTGACTTTTAGTGTTGAGTTTAATGGAGAACCACTAGATTCCTTTTAGCCAATGAGAGGTATTCGACAAGGTGACCTTCTATCCACCCTACTTGTTTAAAATTCTTTCTAATGTGCTGTCTCACCTTCTAAATAAAGTAGTAAGAGAGGACAACATCTTAGGAATTTAAGTTAAACACGCGTTGCCCCACCTTATCTCACTTGTTGCGGATGATGCAATGTTCTTTCTAGAAGGGAAGATTAAGGAGTGTTGGAGTTTTGCTGCAGTGTTACATCAATAATACTTTGCTTCTAGACAAGGTATAAACTTAAACAAGATAGGAGCTTTCTTCAATCAAGGATGCCAAAAATCTTTGAAGAGGAACATAGTTACCGAGCATAGAGTTCTTGTAATAGATAAAACTAAAGAGTGAACAAACAATGCTGGTTCTTCAGTTACCTAGCATAGAGTTCTTGTAATAGATAAAACTAGAAAGTATTTGGGTATTCCATTTGATTgggataaataaaaaaaggaaatgttttcttggattttgGTCGAAGGGTAAATATGCCATCAGAATCGTTCACATTTGATATATTATGTTCTCATTTATGCTCAGAAATGATTTTAAATCTTCACTAATGAGAGAAAACTCTGTTCAATAGATGAAATTCGAAagcatttggtaattatatagaatttctattcccggaataAAATTgccggcaaaaaaaaaaatcagggtAAATATGGGTacatttgataatttctttcattttttctttttgttttttttctttgttttctttttggctctttatttttttatatttttgcaaacaaTGGACGTTAAAAAAAGATGCTTACCGAACATAGAGTTCTTTGTAAATAGTTTTTATTCCATTTGATTgggataaataaaaaaaggaaatgttttCTGTTTTGGCAAAATAGATGAGTTTTTGAGTATTCGAAAGCATTTggtttttaattataattatatagaatttctattcccggaataaaattgcatttggtacgattataatttttttgtgacttaaaatttcttttagttttttaaataattttattgcatttttatctTCTTATAGTCGGTTGTTGGACTCGAGCAAGCCTTACCTAGCCATGATGAGGCTCGAGTTGTCAAGGCTTCACCTCACTGGCTACGCCAGGGGCCAGCAAGGTCATCGATTAGAGGAAGGAGATGAGGAAATGAAGAaacgaaaagaggaaaaaaagaaaaaagaaaatggtttgggTTAATTCTTGAGTTGTTCCTGAATATAAATAAGCAACTCTTTTACACTTCTTGATTCaattccaaatatattttctagagcaataaaattaccaaacgtagtttttttgtttttttgttctagggaataaaagaacataaatagttaCCATTTGGCCGGTTATCAAACAAGGCTTGAGAATAGTTACTAGGTACATTTGGTAACCATTgtgtttccaaaaataatttatactcaaaaatagtttttttattctattccctgCAAGATTTTTTGGACATTTGAATGCattattgcataaaatttctatttctagaatagaaaaacaactagaacgcgTTTGATAtgactcaaatttttttgtgacataaaatttcttttaatttttaaataatttttgtgatttttttttttcttttctccttctcttcttcttcctcctttagtTGTTTGTCGAGCTTGACGATGGTTGGCGACTGGCtagacgaggaagaagaagaaaagaaaatgaagaaaagaaaaaaagaaagaaaatggcttgattcttgaattgttcatgagaatcaagaaataactttttctattttttaaattaatctatttttgagaatatatcttttttgtgggaatagaaaaattagctaatGTTACTaaatggttttttctttttgttgttttgaacaagaaaataatagaaatagcCAAGAATTGATCAGTTATCAATAGGCTCTTCGATGCCACACACTTTCTACTTCTCCACAGAGTGTGTACTTATCAGCAAAAGGTTATCTGACTCTAATGAGGATGTTGCCTAGATCTCGTAGAGAAAAAACTTGAGAGTTTTAACCAAGGCAAATGTCTTGACTTGCTCGGCCAGGCACTTTGACCATTCACCAGCTCTCCATCTCGATTCCTGAAAACGCAGCTAAAAGTTCTATTCGTCGTTCCTGGTAGGAAGGATCCACCGATGTCAATTTTGAGGGTTTCTTTGATCGGGCCTCTCCAGATCTGTGGTAAGGGGTTCTCAGTTGTCTTGGCCTTCTTCTTGACCTGACACAACTAATGAAGGATTGATATTCTTCCATGGCTGAGCTAATTAGGTTCTGTGGGTTTGGCTTTTGACGGTGAAAAACAgtgttatttccttttttccagaTCCGCTAGAGAACTATAGCCAGAAGGCTGAAGCTTGTTGAACTATGGTGGATACTTAATATCCATTCATCAATTTGGCCAAGACCATAAGGCGAAATGGGTGTCTGTTTcataggctcttgccaaagtcgATGAGTCCAAGGGCATAGCACGAAGAGGTGCTATGTGGTTTTTGGGTATTGCTTGAATAAATCACAAGTTACGTAGTATTGACACTGACATTGACACACGACACGATACACCAACACGTCGTttgtaaaaagaaagagaattccGATACGTTGAGAtgcgttgtatattaaatgtatatttttatatatacatgataatttttcatttttatgataattttaattaaattaatttaattcaaataaataaataaataataaaagagacaataatgaatttacattaaagaCATTAACccacaatttattaatatcattcattgtttcaatttgatatattcaacttcattccaataatccataaaattggaggaagaaaaaaagtaatccATATTCTAGATTTGTGTGTTAGAGcgtgtcaaaagaaaagagaaaaaataaacttgTGGGGTAAATTATGTGTCACGGGAGGTGATAGTTAGAAGAGAAGAAGACTGTGTTtgtcttcttttcccttttattattattatctttacatatttatatttttattgattttttttaaaattgactccaTACGTGTTGAAATCACATCTTGGAATTTTAAACTCACGGGTCGGAGAATGTAGGGAGAATTGACCAGGTGTCAAATTTTTCgactgtcgcgacctaccctcggggggagggaacaggtttaggggtattgcccaaaggacggacctaaggcccatgattggGCGCGAGcgctcccaagcccataccccgcgtgacgttgggatattcttaagaaattttgcacaaaaggagtcgccactagcctattggggtcggctagaaaccaagcgaggcatgggagtatacctcacttcctacgtaaCCAGAAAATctaagttcggggacttgattacactaattaactaattagtgccctttcggtacctaatcttgttcattttaacaaaatgatttttggcaagcagtttgaattgattttatacttatccactaacatgtgaggtgatcatgcatgtgcgcgatcattaaagtaataatcacaactaccaagatcctaattgccataaaattaaacacatgacatcaaacataattagatatataaattaaacatgcaacataattaatatacgagcacataaaggtctaattacactaaaatgacaatacatggcaagtcctaatcaaactccatcattttttgattttcgaaatttttaattttttttttaaatttttttaaagaaaaataattaatttttagttttttaaattttttaaattttttaaaaaatattttttattttttttttaaaaaaaaaaattttaaaaattttggattttcgaatttttttaaatatttaaatatttaaatatttttaaattttaaattttttaaagaaaatattttttaatttttaaaattaatttttgatttaaaaagGTGAACTGGGTCGGGTTCAATTCGACCCGACCCGGTCAACGCGGATCGGGTCCGGCTGAGACCGGACCCGAGTTCGGTCCGAATGGGGCCGGGCCGAATCAAGCCCAAGTTGGGAAGCAAGGCCCGACTTGGTCGGCCCTTGCTTGGCTCGGATTGGGCCCAACCAGCGGGCCCAATCTGGTCTaatactttttatttaaaaaagaagccCACTACCTAAGTTAGCCCAAACCCAAAGGCACATGGCCCACTACGACAGCCCATGTGGatagaaaccctacccggttcgcgACCGTGCCCGACCCGGTTTTGGGCGGAAACCTAGGGTTTGCTTGGCGGCGCcgacaacggcggcggcgggcttGACGGCAGGCGGCGCGGCGGAGCGAGGGGGACGCGGCGGCGCGGCGAAGCGGGAGGCGGAGACGCGGCGGCCGGCTCCGGATCTGCCGTCGGGGCGCGGCGTCGAGCTACAAACGAGCACGGCGGGTTGTCGCGGGCGAAGGAGCATCGGACGAGTAGATCACGGGCGGAGCAAGGGCAGCAACAGCTTTGCGGGGATCTCGCGGTTTGCAAGTGAGGCGGAGCGCGACGGCGGATGGCGGAACGGCGACGCGGCGTCCAGCCAGAGGTCGCACGAGACGGGCTCGCGGTTGAGGGGAGCAACGGCGACCGGCGAGACGGCGGTTGCGGC
Protein-coding regions in this window:
- the LOC104446903 gene encoding protein NRT1/ PTR FAMILY 5.2-like, with translation MSLVEGGGDDYTQDGTVDLRGNPACRSKRGGWTACSFIVVYEVFERMAYYGISSNLIMYLTKKLHQGTVESANHVTNWVGTIWLTPILGAYIADAHLGRYWTFIIASAIYFAGMSVLTLAVSLPGLKPPPCSEASVNNCKEASTLQLAVFYGALYTLAVGTGGTKPNISTIGADQFDDFDTKEKANKLSFFNWWMFSIFFGTFFSNTILVYIQDNVGWALGYGLPTLGLAVAIVIFLIGTPRYRHRVPASSPFTRMAQVIAAAVRKWKVQVPSDPRELHELDPQEYVSKGKFRIDSTPTLRFLNKACVQTGSTSPWKLCSVTQVEETKQMLRMIPILTATFVPSCMIAQVNTLFVKQGTTLDRSIGSFKIPPASLAGFMTISMLVCIVVYDRIFVKVMRRWTKNPRGISLLHRMGIGLLLHIMVMSVASFTERWRIRVAREHDLVESGGQIPVTIFILLPQFVLMGMADAFLEVAKIEFFYDQAPESMKSLGTSYSSITLGIGNFLSSFLLSTVSHLTKRHGHHGWILNNLNASHLDHYYAFFAVLNLLNFAFFLFVAKLYVYRAEVSDSMVVLKEELKVHNLEAAVP